One Candidatus Saccharibacteria bacterium RAAC3_TM7_1 genomic region harbors:
- a CDS encoding ABC transporter-related protein (RAAC3_TM7_1_37) → MRIKLFSRTDSGTVQKTIAIFREEAAQEKHIVWLFSTLIPFSHFLYIVLLPLLISFIVQSLIQDPHDLATPLWLVGGIIVSGALSLFIQHYAFIGFFNHEERMTTRLAERAMNGLLRHSHLFFSNQKVGSLAGDVNTFSRSYLSLMDTLFLNASSIVVSFITSLLIIAIISPPLLIPLLLLTGFIIGESILSLQKRSPYRNKRKEMQSRLFGSIADVLGNQTLVRMFSSQQREVAAIVRERQAIEGVAKEEIDILQRSAEVRQGGLYVFQAITMIVAIYLVTQDQVSVAALIFTVTYLGRVTGAMYNINSIIRTAEQAFLDASKVTEILANDIEVFDIPHAKPLEVTQGDIQFHNVNFSYGTKRNEVVFQNLSLVIPHGQSIGLVGRSGGGKSTFTQLLLRYMDIQDGEITINKQNIAEVTQNSLRENIAYVPQDPYLFHRTLRENITYGNGHATDTELQQAIKKAHAKEFIDKLPHGLDTVVGERGVKLSGGQRQRVAIARAILKNAPILILDEATSALDSESEKLIQEALSNLMKDRTSIVIAHRLSTIAKLDRIIVLDNGKIVEDGTHTELLKAGGTYAKLWSHQSGGFIED, encoded by the coding sequence ATGAGGATAAAACTTTTTAGTCGAACAGATAGCGGAACGGTTCAAAAGACTATCGCGATATTTCGCGAAGAGGCCGCTCAGGAAAAGCATATTGTTTGGTTATTTTCTACGTTAATACCGTTTAGTCATTTTCTCTACATTGTTCTCCTCCCACTCCTAATTTCATTTATTGTTCAATCACTTATCCAGGACCCTCATGACCTAGCCACACCACTCTGGCTCGTTGGCGGCATTATCGTAAGCGGCGCTTTATCTTTGTTTATTCAGCATTATGCATTTATCGGCTTTTTTAATCATGAGGAGCGCATGACAACCCGCCTCGCAGAGCGAGCAATGAATGGGCTTTTGCGCCATAGTCACTTATTTTTTAGCAATCAAAAAGTCGGCTCGCTTGCGGGGGATGTAAATACTTTTAGTCGCTCCTACCTGTCACTTATGGACACTCTCTTTTTAAATGCCAGCAGTATCGTCGTCAGCTTCATAACTAGCTTACTTATTATTGCGATTATTTCACCTCCGTTACTAATTCCGCTCCTTCTTCTGACTGGGTTTATTATCGGAGAGTCAATTTTATCACTTCAAAAACGTTCACCCTACCGTAATAAACGAAAGGAGATGCAGTCTAGGTTATTTGGATCAATTGCGGACGTTCTCGGCAACCAGACATTAGTCCGCATGTTCAGCTCGCAGCAACGTGAAGTTGCCGCTATCGTCAGGGAGCGTCAGGCAATAGAAGGAGTAGCCAAAGAAGAAATAGACATCTTGCAACGCTCGGCGGAAGTTCGCCAAGGTGGACTCTACGTTTTTCAGGCCATCACCATGATCGTTGCTATTTACCTCGTCACGCAGGATCAAGTATCAGTAGCCGCACTCATTTTTACAGTAACCTATCTTGGGCGTGTGACCGGTGCTATGTACAATATCAACAGTATTATTCGCACCGCCGAACAGGCATTTCTTGATGCATCAAAAGTAACAGAGATACTCGCTAACGACATCGAGGTTTTCGACATACCTCATGCAAAGCCTTTAGAGGTAACTCAGGGTGACATTCAGTTTCATAACGTTAACTTTTCTTATGGAACAAAAAGGAACGAAGTAGTTTTTCAGAATCTAAGCCTCGTCATTCCACACGGTCAAAGTATTGGCCTCGTGGGACGTAGCGGTGGAGGCAAGTCGACCTTTACACAGCTGCTCTTACGATATATGGATATTCAAGATGGAGAAATTACCATCAATAAGCAAAATATCGCAGAAGTGACCCAGAACAGTCTTCGTGAGAACATTGCTTACGTACCGCAAGACCCGTATTTGTTTCACCGAACATTGCGTGAAAATATCACCTACGGAAATGGCCACGCGACAGACACTGAACTTCAACAGGCAATCAAAAAAGCACACGCCAAGGAATTCATCGACAAGCTTCCTCACGGTCTTGATACGGTAGTGGGCGAGCGTGGCGTCAAACTCAGCGGTGGCCAACGACAACGAGTGGCAATTGCTCGAGCAATCTTAAAGAACGCCCCGATTCTCATCCTCGACGAAGCGACTTCAGCGCTCGACTCAGAAAGCGAAAAGCTTATCCAAGAAGCTCTTTCAAACTTGATGAAAGATCGCACCTCTATCGTCATCGCTCACCGCCTGTCGACGATTGCCAAGCTCGATCGAATTATTGTACTTGATAACGGCAAGATCGTCGAAGACGGCACGCACACTGAGCTTCTTAAGGCGGGCGGCACGTACGCCAAACTGTGGAGCCACCAGAGCGGCGGCTTCATCGAAGACTAG
- a CDS encoding hypothetical protein (RAAC3_TM7_1_38) — translation MPSKNTVKLFDAPAYYHAYNRGVEKRVIFQDDDDYAVFMNIMKRYLYPEPSFDAFGREYERLDDSLQLVAFCLMPNHFHLLFFQNEPDAMTRFMRKLATTYSTYFNHKYHREGRLFQGTYKAIQIKDDSYFHHITRYIHLNPKDYLGWKWSSLSAYLGYRQIGWIHPERLQTMSSDKYLTYLEDYVDYRKSLVEIEDRLANGGH, via the coding sequence ATGCCATCAAAAAACACGGTCAAACTGTTTGATGCGCCGGCATATTACCACGCGTATAATCGTGGCGTAGAAAAACGCGTTATTTTCCAGGACGACGATGATTATGCGGTGTTTATGAATATTATGAAGCGCTATCTTTATCCTGAGCCGAGCTTCGATGCCTTTGGTCGTGAATATGAACGGCTCGATGACAGTTTGCAACTGGTGGCATTTTGTCTTATGCCCAACCACTTCCATTTGCTATTCTTTCAAAATGAGCCTGACGCCATGACACGATTTATGCGCAAGCTCGCTACGACGTACAGTACCTATTTCAACCATAAATACCATCGAGAGGGACGATTGTTTCAAGGGACGTATAAGGCAATCCAGATTAAGGATGACAGCTATTTTCATCATATTACGCGGTACATACATCTCAACCCAAAAGACTATTTGGGATGGAAATGGTCAAGTCTGAGTGCCTATTTGGGGTATCGTCAAATCGGATGGATACATCCGGAGCGGCTACAAACAATGAGTTCAGATAAGTACCTTACGTACCTAGAAGATTACGTAGATTACAGGAAGTCGCTAGTAGAGATTGAAGACCGGCTCGCCAACGGCGGTCACTAG